A window of the Scandinavium goeteborgense genome harbors these coding sequences:
- a CDS encoding DUF1479 domain-containing protein, giving the protein MALTFTRSTLPADHKAAIREMKKALRAQIGDVQAVFDQLTAHIEARVAEIDALKAAGKPVWPVVAYDDLASGKVTEAQREEIKRRGCAVIKGQFPREQALDWDRSMLDYLDRNRFDEVYKGPGDNFFGTLTASRPEIYPIYWSQAQMQARQSNEMAAVQSFLNRLWCFESEGKQWFNPDVSVIYPDRIRRRPPGTTSKGLGAHTDSGALERWLLPAYQQVFANVFNGDFTKFDPWDAAHRTEVEEYTVENTTKCSVFRTFQGWTALSEMIPDQGLLHVVPIPEAMAYVLLRPLLDDVPDNELCGVAPGRVLPISAQWHPLLIKAQTSIPALEPGDSVWWHCDVIHSVAPVTEQQGWGNVMYIPAAPMCDKNLAYAQKVKIALENGASPGDFPREDYEATWEDRFTLDDLNNHGKRALGMEI; this is encoded by the coding sequence ATGGCGCTTACCTTTACCCGTTCAACCCTGCCTGCCGATCACAAAGCGGCTATTCGTGAAATGAAAAAAGCACTGCGCGCGCAAATTGGCGACGTGCAGGCGGTCTTCGACCAACTCACCGCGCACATCGAAGCCCGCGTGGCTGAAATTGACGCCCTGAAAGCCGCCGGGAAACCGGTCTGGCCGGTAGTGGCCTATGACGATCTTGCCAGCGGAAAGGTGACTGAAGCCCAGCGCGAAGAAATCAAACGTCGCGGCTGCGCGGTGATCAAAGGGCAGTTCCCACGCGAGCAGGCGCTGGACTGGGATCGTTCGATGCTCGACTATCTCGACCGCAATCGTTTTGACGAGGTGTACAAAGGACCGGGCGATAACTTCTTCGGCACGCTGACCGCGTCACGTCCGGAGATCTATCCGATCTACTGGTCACAGGCGCAAATGCAGGCGCGCCAGAGCAATGAAATGGCTGCGGTTCAGTCTTTCCTTAATCGTCTGTGGTGTTTTGAAAGTGAAGGCAAACAGTGGTTCAACCCGGACGTGAGCGTCATTTATCCGGACCGCATTCGCCGTCGCCCACCGGGAACCACATCGAAAGGTCTCGGCGCGCATACCGATTCCGGCGCTCTGGAACGCTGGCTGCTTCCTGCTTATCAGCAGGTATTCGCCAACGTCTTTAACGGCGATTTCACTAAATTCGACCCGTGGGATGCCGCGCACCGCACGGAAGTTGAAGAGTACACCGTCGAGAACACCACCAAGTGCTCTGTGTTCCGCACCTTCCAGGGCTGGACGGCGTTGTCAGAGATGATCCCGGATCAAGGGCTGCTGCACGTGGTGCCCATTCCGGAAGCGATGGCGTATGTTCTGCTGCGTCCGCTGCTGGACGATGTCCCGGACAATGAGCTGTGCGGCGTAGCCCCGGGCCGTGTGCTGCCGATTTCCGCGCAGTGGCACCCGTTGTTGATTAAAGCGCAGACCTCCATTCCGGCGCTGGAGCCGGGGGATTCCGTATGGTGGCATTGCGACGTCATCCACTCTGTGGCCCCTGTGACCGAGCAACAGGGCTGGGGCAACGTGATGTACATCCCGGCGGCGCCGATGTGCGATAAAAACCTGGCCTACGCGCAAAAGGTGAAAATCGCCCTGGAAAATGGCGCGTCGCCGGGCGACTTCCCCCGGGAAGATTATGAAGCCACGTGGGAAGACCGCTTTACCCTGGACGATCTGAACAATCACGGGAAACGTGCGTTGGGGATGGAGATTTAA
- a CDS encoding LacI family DNA-binding transcriptional regulator, which translates to MEVDHRMDKKLKIAEIATRTGLSASTVSRVLAGKANTSEKARDKVLSCARELGVMEGMAAGRMLLNSLIVFAPQRAFDERSDIFYYRVIQSINKALSPHEVRLRYCALEENDSDANLFLARMNEGETQAAILLGIDDPHIHDLAADFAKPCVLINCRDERMRLPSIAPDHRLIGQFAASYLFDMGHRAVVNVMCLRRYTMELRLVGIREAWKNGNLRFQDARDLIAVPSFSAKETEEKVGAWLDAQGGKPLPTAFLVGGDFMAAGTISALQKRGLRVPQDVSVMSIDGFNLAAIQDVPLTAIHVPRDELGTEAMQMLQQRLIRPEAPRGSLLLHGTLAVRESVRRIRPGTRRTAVEREGLYDD; encoded by the coding sequence ATGGAGGTAGATCACAGAATGGATAAAAAGCTCAAAATCGCTGAAATCGCGACGCGGACCGGGCTGTCGGCCAGCACGGTTTCCCGGGTGCTGGCGGGCAAAGCCAATACCAGCGAAAAGGCGCGAGACAAAGTGTTGAGCTGCGCCCGCGAGCTGGGCGTGATGGAAGGCATGGCAGCCGGAAGAATGCTGCTCAACAGCTTGATTGTGTTTGCGCCGCAGCGCGCCTTCGATGAACGTTCCGATATCTTTTATTACCGAGTCATTCAGAGCATCAATAAGGCGCTGTCGCCCCACGAGGTGCGCCTGCGGTATTGCGCGCTGGAAGAAAACGACAGCGATGCCAACCTGTTTCTGGCGCGGATGAACGAAGGTGAAACGCAGGCGGCGATCCTGCTCGGTATCGACGATCCGCATATTCACGATCTGGCGGCGGATTTCGCCAAGCCCTGCGTGCTGATCAACTGCCGTGATGAACGTATGCGCCTGCCATCGATCGCGCCCGATCACCGGCTGATCGGCCAGTTTGCTGCGAGCTACCTGTTTGACATGGGCCACCGCGCGGTGGTGAATGTTATGTGTCTGCGGCGCTATACCATGGAGTTGCGGCTGGTGGGCATTCGGGAAGCGTGGAAGAACGGTAATTTACGTTTCCAGGATGCACGTGATTTGATTGCGGTGCCGAGCTTCAGCGCCAAAGAAACCGAGGAAAAAGTCGGTGCCTGGCTGGATGCGCAGGGTGGCAAACCGCTGCCGACGGCGTTCCTGGTGGGCGGCGATTTTATGGCGGCAGGCACGATCAGCGCGCTGCAAAAACGTGGGTTGCGGGTGCCGCAAGATGTCTCGGTGATGAGTATCGACGGCTTTAATCTGGCGGCGATCCAGGACGTTCCACTGACGGCGATTCATGTGCCGCGCGACGAACTGGGTACCGAAGCGATGCAGATGCTGCAACAGCGTTTGATTCGCCCGGAAGCGCCGCGCGGATCGCTGCTGCTGCACGGCACTCTGGCGGTGCGGGAATCGGTGCGGCGGATACGTCCAGGAACGCGACGTACCGCCGTGGAGCGAGAAGGGTTGTACGACGATTAA
- a CDS encoding Cof-type HAD-IIB family hydrolase: MTVKVIVTDMDGTFLNDAKQYSRERFLTQFEQLKQRGIEFVVASGNQYYQLISFFPEIRDQISFVAENGALVYQHGQELFHGELTRHESQVVIGELLKDPQLNFVACGLESAYISDKAPEEFVKLMSKHYHRLKPVSDYQQIDDKIFKFSLNLPDSEIPQLIDALHVSLDGIMKPVTSGFGFVDLIIPGLHKANGISRLLKNWQLSPSDCVGIGDSGNDAEMLKLVKYSFAMANAADSIKAIARYQTDDNNHDGALNVIQAVLDNASPFDA; encoded by the coding sequence ATGACCGTTAAAGTTATCGTCACCGATATGGACGGAACTTTTCTTAATGATGCCAAGCAGTACTCGCGCGAGCGCTTTTTGACCCAGTTCGAACAGCTTAAGCAGCGTGGCATTGAGTTCGTTGTTGCCAGTGGCAATCAGTACTATCAGCTCATTTCGTTCTTCCCCGAAATCCGCGATCAGATTTCCTTCGTCGCCGAAAACGGTGCGCTGGTTTATCAGCACGGTCAGGAACTGTTCCACGGTGAACTGACGCGCCACGAATCCCAAGTGGTGATTGGCGAACTGCTGAAAGATCCTCAGCTGAATTTCGTGGCCTGTGGCCTGGAAAGCGCCTACATCAGCGATAAAGCGCCAGAAGAATTCGTTAAGCTGATGTCGAAACACTACCATCGCCTGAAGCCGGTTTCTGACTATCAGCAGATTGACGACAAGATTTTCAAGTTCTCTCTGAACCTGCCGGACAGTGAAATCCCGCAGCTGATTGATGCCCTACATGTGTCGCTCGACGGCATCATGAAGCCCGTGACCAGCGGCTTCGGCTTTGTCGATTTAATTATCCCAGGCCTGCATAAAGCCAACGGTATCAGCCGTCTGCTGAAAAACTGGCAGCTTTCGCCGAGCGATTGCGTCGGCATTGGCGACAGCGGCAACGACGCCGAAATGCTGAAGCTGGTGAAATACTCGTTTGCGATGGCCAATGCGGCCGACAGCATCAAAGCCATCGCGCGCTACCAGACCGACGACAACAATCACGACGGCGCGCTGAATGTCATTCAGGCCGTGCTGGATAACGCTTCCCCGTTCGACGCCTGA
- a CDS encoding formate C-acetyltransferase/glycerol dehydratase family glycyl radical enzyme, with protein sequence MTTLKLDHLTDRIQAHKNALVHIVKPPVCTERAQHYTTVYQHNMDKPIAVRRALALAHHLAERTIWIKHDELIIGNQASEVRAAPIFPEYTVSWIEKEIDDLADRPGAGFAVSEENKRVLHEICPWWNGQTVQDRCYGMFTDEQKALLATGIIKAEGNMTSGDAHLAVNFPLLLEKGLDGLREKVAERRSRINLTVLEDLHGEQFLKGIDIVLEAVSLHITRFAELARKMASEEPREARRDELLAMAENCDVIAHEPPKTFWQALQLCYFIQLILQIESNGHSVSFGRMDQYLYPFYRRDVELNHSLDRELAIELLHSCWLKLLEVNKIRSGSHSKASAGSPLYQNVTIGGQKLVNGDAMDAVNPLSYAILESCGRLRSTQPNLSVRYHAGMSSDFLDACVQVIRCGFGMPAFNNDEIVIPEFIKLGVEKEDAYDYAAIGCIETAVGGKWGYRCTGMSFINFARVMLAAMEGGRDATSGEVFLPQAKALSQGNFGGFEEMMSAWDTQIRYYTRKSIEIEYVVDTMLEENVPDILCSALVDDCIERAKSIKEGGAKYDWVSGLQVGIANLGNSLAAVKKLVFEQGAIGQQQLAAALADDFDGLTHEQLRQRLINGAPKYGNDDDTVDELLVRAYQTYIEELKQYHNPRHGRGPIGGDYYAGTSSISANVPFGAATMATPDGRKAHTPLAEGASPASGTDHLGPTAVIGSVGKLPTAAILGGVLLNQKLNPATLDNDSDRQKLMALLRTFFEVHKGWHIQYNIVSRETLLEAKKHPDQYRDLVVRVAGYSAFFTALSPDAQDDIIARTEHTL encoded by the coding sequence ATGACGACCCTGAAACTCGACCACCTGACCGACCGCATTCAGGCGCACAAAAACGCGCTGGTACATATCGTGAAGCCGCCGGTCTGCACCGAGCGCGCCCAGCATTACACCACGGTTTATCAGCACAACATGGATAAACCGATTGCGGTGCGCCGCGCGCTGGCGCTGGCCCATCACCTTGCCGAGCGCACTATCTGGATCAAGCACGATGAGCTGATTATCGGTAACCAGGCGAGCGAAGTGCGCGCCGCGCCGATTTTCCCGGAATACACCGTCAGCTGGATTGAGAAAGAAATTGACGATCTGGCGGACCGTCCGGGCGCGGGCTTTGCGGTAAGCGAAGAGAACAAACGCGTTCTGCATGAAATTTGCCCGTGGTGGAATGGCCAGACGGTGCAGGACCGCTGCTACGGTATGTTCACCGACGAACAAAAAGCGCTGCTGGCGACCGGGATTATCAAGGCCGAGGGCAATATGACCTCCGGCGATGCGCATCTGGCGGTGAATTTCCCGCTGCTGCTGGAGAAAGGCCTCGACGGCCTGCGCGAAAAAGTGGCCGAACGGCGCTCGCGTATCAACCTGACGGTGCTGGAAGACCTGCACGGCGAGCAGTTCCTGAAAGGGATTGATATCGTGCTGGAAGCCGTCAGCCTGCACATCACCCGCTTTGCTGAACTGGCGCGCAAAATGGCGAGTGAAGAGCCTCGCGAAGCCCGCCGGGACGAGCTGCTGGCCATGGCTGAAAACTGCGATGTCATCGCCCACGAACCGCCGAAAACCTTCTGGCAGGCGCTGCAGCTGTGCTATTTCATTCAGCTGATTCTGCAAATTGAATCCAACGGTCACTCGGTATCGTTTGGCCGCATGGACCAGTATCTGTATCCGTTCTACCGTCGCGACGTGGAGCTCAACCATTCCCTCGATCGCGAACTGGCGATTGAGCTGCTGCACAGCTGCTGGCTGAAGCTGCTGGAAGTGAACAAGATCCGCTCCGGCTCGCACTCTAAAGCCTCCGCCGGAAGCCCGCTGTATCAGAACGTGACCATCGGCGGCCAGAAACTGGTGAATGGCGACGCAATGGACGCGGTGAACCCGCTCTCCTACGCGATTCTGGAATCCTGCGGTCGTTTGCGCTCTACCCAGCCAAACCTCAGCGTGCGCTATCACGCGGGCATGAGTAGCGACTTCCTCGATGCCTGCGTGCAGGTGATCCGCTGCGGTTTCGGGATGCCCGCTTTCAACAACGACGAAATTGTTATCCCGGAATTTATCAAGCTCGGCGTGGAAAAAGAGGACGCCTACGATTACGCCGCCATCGGCTGCATCGAAACCGCGGTCGGCGGGAAATGGGGCTATCGCTGCACTGGCATGAGCTTTATCAACTTCGCCCGCGTGATGCTGGCGGCGATGGAAGGCGGGCGCGATGCCACCAGCGGTGAAGTGTTCCTTCCGCAGGCGAAAGCGCTGTCGCAGGGTAATTTTGGTGGCTTCGAAGAGATGATGTCGGCGTGGGATACGCAGATCCGTTATTACACCCGCAAATCGATTGAAATCGAATATGTGGTCGACACCATGCTGGAAGAAAACGTGCCCGATATTCTGTGCTCGGCGCTGGTTGACGACTGCATTGAGCGCGCGAAAAGCATTAAAGAAGGCGGCGCGAAGTATGACTGGGTATCCGGCTTGCAGGTGGGCATCGCCAACCTTGGCAACAGCCTGGCCGCGGTGAAAAAACTGGTGTTCGAACAGGGCGCTATTGGGCAGCAACAACTCGCCGCCGCGCTGGCGGATGATTTCGACGGCCTGACCCATGAACAGCTACGTCAGCGTTTGATCAACGGCGCACCGAAATACGGTAACGATGACGACACCGTGGATGAGTTGCTGGTGCGCGCGTATCAAACCTACATCGAAGAGTTGAAGCAGTATCACAACCCGCGTCACGGTCGCGGCCCGATCGGCGGGGATTACTACGCCGGAACGTCTTCGATTTCCGCTAACGTGCCGTTTGGTGCGGCAACCATGGCCACGCCGGATGGGCGCAAGGCGCATACCCCGCTGGCGGAAGGCGCAAGCCCGGCGTCCGGGACCGACCATCTCGGCCCTACGGCGGTGATTGGCTCCGTCGGGAAACTGCCGACGGCGGCGATCCTCGGCGGCGTGCTGTTGAATCAGAAGCTGAACCCAGCCACGCTCGATAACGACAGCGACCGTCAGAAGCTCATGGCGCTGCTGCGCACCTTCTTCGAAGTGCATAAAGGCTGGCACATTCAGTACAACATTGTGTCCCGCGAAACGCTGCTGGAAGCGAAGAAACACCCGGATCAGTATCGCGACCTGGTGGTGCGTGTGGCGGGGTATTCAGCGTTCTTCACCGCGCTTTCGCCGGATGCGCAGGACGATATTATCGCGAGGACGGAGCATACACTGTAA
- a CDS encoding MFS transporter, with translation MSQGINNDLTASKPRRVVKNLRWWVLVLFLLGVTVNYITRNSLGILAPELEKELGINSAQYSYIVGAFQLAYTIFQPLCGWLIDVIGLKLGFMICATLWAIACIAHAGAGSWLHMAVLRFGMGASEAAATPANAKTIGEWFPKSERPVAAGWAGVGFSIGAMLAPPIIYFAHASFGWQGAFMFTGFLALLWVALWWAFYHNPEQHPNLSKEELAFIQQDNEPPAVRLPFLKALSNISKNKRFYGIAIPAFMAEPAWAVMSFWVPLYLAKTYGMELKQIALFAWLPFLAADLGSVASGYLTKLYVRVFGCTRVNSVVASSVSGAFLMLSLAMMAFTTNPYVAIALISVGGFGHQIISCMLSALVVESFDKGQMATVNGMRGSAAWIASFAFSLIIGVTADKIGFNPLFIAMGFFDLIGAVFLVAFIAERRAKRA, from the coding sequence ATGAGCCAAGGTATTAATAACGATCTAACGGCCAGCAAACCCCGCCGCGTAGTGAAGAATCTGCGCTGGTGGGTGTTGGTTCTTTTCCTTCTGGGCGTCACCGTTAACTACATTACGCGTAACTCTCTGGGCATCCTCGCGCCCGAGCTCGAAAAAGAACTCGGGATCAATAGCGCGCAATACTCTTATATTGTCGGCGCGTTCCAGCTCGCCTATACGATTTTCCAGCCGCTGTGTGGCTGGCTGATTGACGTCATCGGCCTCAAACTCGGCTTTATGATTTGTGCGACGCTGTGGGCAATCGCCTGTATCGCCCACGCCGGAGCCGGAAGCTGGCTGCATATGGCGGTGCTGCGCTTTGGGATGGGCGCGTCAGAAGCCGCGGCCACGCCCGCCAACGCCAAAACGATCGGCGAGTGGTTCCCGAAATCTGAACGCCCTGTCGCCGCCGGTTGGGCCGGCGTCGGCTTCTCCATCGGCGCGATGTTAGCCCCGCCTATTATCTACTTTGCTCACGCCTCTTTCGGCTGGCAGGGTGCGTTTATGTTTACCGGTTTTCTCGCCCTGTTGTGGGTCGCGTTGTGGTGGGCGTTCTACCACAATCCGGAACAACACCCGAATCTGAGCAAAGAGGAACTGGCATTCATTCAGCAGGACAATGAGCCACCGGCCGTTAGGCTGCCGTTCCTTAAAGCCCTGAGCAACATTAGCAAAAACAAACGCTTCTACGGCATCGCGATCCCGGCCTTTATGGCAGAACCCGCCTGGGCGGTGATGAGTTTTTGGGTGCCGCTGTATCTGGCAAAAACCTATGGCATGGAACTCAAGCAAATTGCCCTCTTCGCCTGGCTGCCGTTCCTTGCCGCCGACCTCGGCAGCGTCGCCAGCGGCTATCTGACCAAACTGTATGTCCGCGTATTCGGCTGTACCCGCGTCAATTCCGTGGTCGCCTCCTCCGTTTCCGGCGCGTTCCTGATGCTGTCGCTGGCGATGATGGCGTTCACCACCAATCCCTACGTGGCGATTGCCCTGATCTCCGTCGGCGGTTTCGGCCACCAGATCATCTCCTGCATGCTGAGCGCCCTGGTGGTGGAGTCATTCGACAAAGGCCAGATGGCGACGGTGAACGGCATGCGTGGCTCCGCCGCGTGGATCGCCAGCTTCGCCTTCTCGCTGATTATTGGGGTCACTGCCGACAAAATCGGCTTTAACCCGCTGTTTATCGCCATGGGCTTCTTCGACCTGATTGGCGCGGTATTCCTGGTGGCATTTATTGCTGAACGTCGCGCCAAGCGCGCTTGA